The genomic window GGTGTTGCCCGCCGCTTCGAGCTGGCTGCCCCCCGgtctcctgtcttttttatttcccctctcacagaacacacgcgcgcgcgctcagtcacacacacacatacacacacgcacacactcacacgcacacacacgctctctccctctctttcacaccctCTCCCCAATCGTGTTCGCTGTTCTcattttcttatcttttctttctccaccTTTATGTCGTTTTGGTGTATCAGGATGGGCTCGAGGTTGCAGCAGCCATTTTCCGCTGGCAGCAGCGGCAGcatcctccctccctctctccctccctcactctctctcacaatcacTCCCTCCCTATTTCTTTTCCTCACACTCTACCTGCCGCGTTCCCCTCTGACTAACTATCGTTAAACCAGTTGGCACACATACGGAAAACACAGGGTTAGGGGCTGTCACGCCATATGAGTCGTGTTGGGTAAGATTCTTCACGACACTACCGTTAACGGGTAGGTATAAAGCGTAAATTGAATCAAACGTTCACTGTGGCTAATGGACGCACGGCTGTTCGGGCAAAGAGGATTCACAACACTAAACAGTATACCGTTCTTGCTTCAGTGCGCAAAGATAGCATATTACTCTTGAAAATACAAACGAGTAAGCGAGTAAATTGATCTATTGCGTGAATCATTGCATTGCCGATGTATCGTCTTCAGGCGCTACATACAGCTATGAAGCACTTTTGTACTGTGGAAAATGCCAGCCAAACTTTTAGATACAACAGACAATTTGCATATAGGCTAATTGTTGTTTAATAAACGAGAATTAAAGTAACCGGTGTTTATAGAAACTAccgtaaaacatttaaataaggACAAGGGGAGAAAAACTATTTCAGTACCTCGGACAGCTCTCACGGATGCTACTCGTTCATCTTTCTAGACCACGCAGGGTTGGCGGAGCCATGATAGAATTTAGTTTCCATCGGCTTGTGTCCATTCATCTAAAACTCCCATTCACGTCAGCCGCGAGCCGAGACGAACCATTGATAAATAACGGATTCAAGTTCAGATGGGTTGTCTTCATTCTAAGGACCTTGAAAAGAAACATGATAATATAATTCTATTATCCACAACCAGAATATTCCATGTTGATTTCCACATTTCAACAGTACGGTCTATTAACATTTTACAATAGAAGAGTAAGGCGGGAGGTATGTCCAAGCGTAGAAGTACAAGCACGAGCTTAGCAACTGAAAATATTCgtatttacattcaaatgttcTCTCAGCAGTGGTTCTGCATCATACTTGTAGCTTTGTAATCGTGCTTACATTAGGCTCAAAGCAAGAGGACCAGGAAGAACGAACAAAACCTTAATCGTGGGGTGAAAGTGTGCGCAGTGTCCTGCGAGGTAACAGCATGTTACacagttaaaagaaaattttgttaaaaaacaaaccaaaaacatagTTATCTCATCGGCTTCTCAAGCTACAATTCATAACAGTTTCATAATTCAATAATTCAGTTTCTTTTGATCGAGACTTACAGCAGTCGaatgcatgaaaaaaacaatggtGGTCATTTTCGTTAGGCAATTCAAGATTTCTGTTTCAATGACACTGAAATTCTCAACCTTAAATAGTCAACCTTAGCCATTTTAAACTTTGAATCGCTCCTTCGCCAGCAAGACTGACATGTGAGTTAGATGAATGCTTGTCGTCACCAGCATAGCTTGCCGATTTTAACAATGAAATGAGCTAATGTAACCGTGCTGAGTTGTTTTTTACGTTGTGTACTTTCTCAACTTTCGACTTATTCACATAACGCCCACACCCGCTGATATGTCTGGACAAATCGTAATCTAGTCAGAAGTTTAACAAGCAAATGTTATTTATGAAGAGTTAGCTCTATAGTATGTATTCATACTCTGTCGCATTCAGGTTAAGACAGTCCTGCGTATATAAGTAGCCTAAATTAAATTTCTCTTCCGACACCACTACCAACAAATAACAGGTAGACAGGTGCTGTGGTTAGACTTCCGAGTGTTAGCGAGTATACCATAAAAATTTCAGACTGTTGCTACTTGGGTAATTCCTGGACCATTAAAGATATTCTTTGCAGATACATATCTGTTACACGAGAATTCCAGACAATATTACTGCAAGTCTAGACACAGTCAATAGCCAGGAAATAAATGGGCTAAGAGAGTCATGGATCCTCAAATCTAATCAAAGTGCACGATCTGGAGAGAAGCTGAGAACAGAGGAGTGATGTGAACGATTGGCCAGTTCAACTCAAACTTACACCCCCTGACATCACATGGTCACAGATGGTAGTGAAACTCCATTAAGTAGATccaattaaaaagagagatgtcCGCTTCCCTTCAACCCACATATCTCGATCTTTTGCTAACTAAACATTTTAGGGTAGGTAAAAGACAACATCTGAGTAATATTTTGGAGGAAATGGTACAATGTCGTGACATCGAAAACACAAGATGTTTGCTAAAGTTACAACAACGAAAAACCATGTTTTCACTTGTTTACATTACAGATTACAAGAGTGAACGAGAATGGGAAATAATCACTCTGACCAGGAGCGGCAGAGCAAGGATTCACCTAACAAGGATGACACAGGGTGGGTAAGACAGAGgtcagaaaataaaagagtaGACACTGACTTCAGCAGCAGCACATGGGCCAAGGCTGCAGTGCAAGCCCCATCATTCAGTTTTAACTCAGTAGCCCCTGGTGACTTCAGTCGTATCCCAGACTTCTCACTGAGCAGAGACCAGGCTTCGCTCTGGGCTTTTGAGCCAGCCATACCCCCTCCAGCTGCAGATGTAGAGAGTCCACTGCTTCCACAGGTAGCTCCACCTCCTTACAACAGCCACAGTATCCCTGCACGAGGGCAACCCAAGACTCCTTCAGGCCACACCCTGGGGCAGTCCCAAGAAAGAAGTGAAGAACAGCCACCCTTGTTCCAAAACCCCAATCCTCCCCACTTTTTCACAGCTCTACCTGTGCAACCACAGCCTCCTGCTATAACAGGTTTACTGCCTAAACCCTTCTGTCCTGATCCTGTTCCTCCTCGtccaactgccccccccctcttcgCTCAGTGTCAAATCAGGACGCCCCTAATAACCCAGATTCCTCCACAAGAAAAGCCCCCAttgtcagcacagagacacaccaaAGAAGAGCCAAAAGTAACAGAAACTTCTCCAGGCAATGTTGGCACTTTTTCCCATGTCCTGGGTGACCCTAGATTGAAAGAATCTCCTAAAACACCATCCACTTTTAAACTACCACAGAAAACGTCACCTCAGCAAAATGTGAAAGTACCCCCAAGTCAGAACTCACcaagaagaacagagaaaactgatcCACCATCACTACCACTCAACCTCCTAGCTCAGATTAAATCAAGGTGGGTCATGTTCTGTCTATTTAATTATCTACTACTTCTTTATCCTTCCTGATGATCCTCAATGTCATCTCTCATCTGTACAAAATATTCTCCTCAGAACACATGAACGTGCACTGTGGTAATAGACATTagaattttatatatttttgttatatTAAACTTGCTTTGACCATGTGATTATGGAAAAACAGACCATCCAATACTGTCTCCAAGTGTGTCAGTCTGACTTTGTGAAGATTATTCTACATATGTCTAACAATTTATCCAACTGGTATCTACTCAGGATTGAGTACGTCATGAAGAAAGAGACTCTTTCTGAGCCTTCTACTGCAGAAATGCAGGCAGCTGTGAAGAGAGCTCTGAACGGGGTCTCGTATGAAGAGGCAGTCAAAGGGACCACAACGAAGGTGAACTCCACACGCcgagaaaggaaaacaaagttgGCTAAGAggctgaaaatgtcaagatCAGTGTCAAAACACACCAATCCTCTAGATCCAGCTACAGTCTCAAGCACTGATAACGAAGGATttaccaaagaaacaaaaccagtTGCAGAATCAACACCCAGTCCTAATTCAGGATGTTCTGATGCCCAGTATACAAAGACAACTAAAGAAACATTCACTCCTCCAAGACCCACAATGTCAGTGCCCACAGAGAGAATTCTACAATGTCAAGGCCAAGCAGATGTACCAGACACTCCAGCCATACCCTTGGCAAGCAACGCAACCAACACCTACATACCACCTAGCAGTAACCTGTGTCGGAGCCATCTTCACTCAGCTAGTCATTGTTTCTTAACAGCAAGAGTGAAACAGCACAATCCAAAAGAGGAGGTGAAGCAGCAAGTTGGTCCAGGCTCTCCTCTAGAGAAGGAGAGCCTGACGGAAGACAGAAACTTGCAAGAAGAGGCCAGAGCGGAAGCGCAGGAGCACACCACAAAGAATGCCTTCCCTTCAGCAGATATAACCAATGGTGATTTTACAAACTGCAAGATGAGAACAATGCAAAGTGGGAGTAAGAGCTACTTCTGTGACCTACCTTCAGAAACTGAGCCATTCCCAAATTGTCCATTTGAAGTTCCAAAATTTTTTTCATCAGATTCTATAGCTTCCTCACCATGTGGGATGCATGTTGCATTATCACCCCAGGAATCACAGGAACAAAATGGAATCCTACAAAAGACAAGCATATCTACTGCAAAGTTTTTCAGTTCTCGGATAGTTAACACCACAACAGCAAAGCTGAGCTCTGAAAACCCGGTCCCAGCCATGCGAGAAACTTTGGCCACACAGGATCCACTAACTAAACCAACCATACCATTTAAGGCTAAGAGAAAACACTGTGCCCAAGGCCTCAAATACAAAACCTCAAATACAAAAAATGATACAACAGAAGGGAAagcagaggaggtgaaagaAGCGGAACTGCAGCCACCTCCTGAACATCCAAAACGCCCTGAGGGTCGCTGGCATCCCTTCACCATCCAACAGCAGTGCCCAAAAAGAGTACTTTGCCAacaccaagaaaaaaatgtgctgCCAGTCAATGTCAGTAGATGGTGAGTCACATGCATCTCTCTTCACACATTTCTTCTCAATCACCGTTGTGATGTTTCTTGCCTCTTGGTTTTGTCACAAGCGTGTACCAGTGGCACATACTTATCCATTTCTTCATTAGTACGAAAGCTGATGAATATAGAAGCTGTGAGTTGTAATTAaagtttttctttgctttgagaGAATGTGCTTTAGGCCAGTAGCACCTTTACTCCTGCTTCAGTTTACTCCTCCTGTCCCTTAGGCTGAATGTGCGACGGAACTACCTGTGTGAACCACCATGGGCCACCACAGCAAGCCTAGCAGTATCTCTCGCACTTAGAGCAAGGCTTGAGGGAGATGACTAACATGAGTGTGAAGCTGTATTACGCAAATTCTCATGAAAATTAATCATATACATACAAACTCTAATGTATATGAATAAATGTCACGAGTTTGCATATCCTTGACTGAAGTTGTACTTGTTTTTAAGATTTGACAGACATGCAATACAAGAACATTGTAAAGTTTTATAAGAATAGTTTTAAAAACAACTACCAGATCAGAGTTCCCAGAAGTTTtgttctgtcactgttacagaaataaacagtaGCACTGTTCAAATCAATTGGAGTTACCAATTccgggaggggggggaggggggtcaaaTTACCAATTATAAACctcctaccaaaaaaaaaaacaactttcacaGCAAATCTGTCTGTTGCTAGGATACAAGGCAAGGGCATTGGAAAGGAGCATAATAATTCTGTGAGCACTCCACAAGCAACAAGTCAGCATGGTGGGCTTTTGGCCTCTGATAATGTTTATGTCCACCTAAATCCATCTAGGTTTAAAGCACTCTTAGACCCTAGTCACTCTTTGACCACCACTCTGTAGCTCAGCGAGTACAGTGTAAAATGAGACGAGATAATATGACTTTACAAACTCCTAAATGTCACACCACCTTTGATTTTAGAAATTTATGAATCACAGAGAAGACTGCACTAcggcaaagcaaaaaaaaatctttattctGATATCCCaaaaaatacagatacagacgaACAAATGCCCCCtggcagtcagtcagagaggcaCAAGTATTGACAAAAGGGTGAGGGAGTTCAAACATTTGAAGAccattctctgtctgtggaacagtacagatgtatgtatgtagtttTAGTATAAATGTCATATATGCAAGTTTAgtatgattttatatatatatgtatgtatgtaaaatcCTACTAAAACTACATACAtgacctcacacatacacatatatatgtatccatacatatgtatacatacataagtgtgtgtgtgtgtgtgtgtgttcttagaCGATCATCTCTAGCTGTCGTGCGTACTCGATGACTTGCTGGGCCAGCTCTGTGGAGGGGATGGTCACttcctctgtcctctgctgCTGGGTGCTGAATGAATAGTAGCCATCAGGGCTTTGAGTCCAGCCTCTCTGAAGAAGACAAAGTCACATCAAAAGTTAAAAAGGTCACCCTGCCACCCATGACACTCACAAAAGCTACTCACAACAGTTACCACACAGCTCTCTTATTTTTAGAAAGAATTAACCAGGTGCCAAGCCCATAGTTAATATTATCTGAGTGGCTGATGAAAACAACCAAGACTAAGCTCTTTGCCACATCtcatcaattaaaaaaaagaatgcatagagaataaattaattcatctttcttttctgtttatcaGCAAACAATAAACCAACCTTTTTTGCATACTCCGTCATCTTCttgggagaggagaagaaaagaacacGTGTGGCCTCGTTAAACTGGATCTGCTCGTAGGCCTTCTCTATGCAGCCCGCAATCTCATCACTGTACAGGGAAAAGCCAAAGACCAATCAAAGTCCATGAGAACTACATGAAGGTGAACTAATGAAGACTGAGTCCTCCAGCAGTTTAATTGTGGACTTACTGAGTCACTGCAGTGACCTCTGTGTTATAGAGACAGACCAAAGAACCCAGTCTTACCGGATGGTGTCCAGCAGTATGTCTATGAAATATGTATAGCTTTCTGCAGGGATATTCCCTTTGGCCAGGAACACCTTGTTGTAACTGCCTTCCATCAAATACTGAAACGgatcagaaaaaataaacagatgaataaatcATGTTTTCCACTGTACTCTCAAATTACACCTATAATGGACTACATGCAGttgatacacattcacacaaaccaaACTTGATGCTGGGTGTCTAAGCTTATCTTGAGATTGGTCTATCCAGCATTAAAGAGTCAGTACAAATGGTAGAATCTGGCATTTTTTCTACAGAGAAATTCAGGAGTATTTGTACCAACTGGGTCGTCTTCCTTAAATGGAGAACATCTGACATCCCTTTGTAAAAGAACAGCATGTGACAAAGAAAACTGTAATGGTGAAAGACTAGTGTTTAACATGTACAAAAATACTCCATCACATGAACTGACTGGGTTTCTCCATGCCTTGAACGGTGACCTAAATAAAACAATACTCAATATTGACAGTTGACTCATATGCAATAGAGAAGATCTCTGaatgtttttagtttttgttatCTTGAGTTCAAATGACCAACTGAACACATGCAACAGATACAGTGATGCAATGCTACAGAAACTGATTTAAACATGTCATCACATCTCCTGTCACAGCGTCACTGGTTTCTCTCCACAGCCAGTGTTTCCTGTCATGAGGCACACTTCTGGAAAGCGATGAGGCTACTGTGACCTGCTCTGTCCCTGAGGTTTCCTTGGTAGGAGCTCTGTGGGAAGTGTCAGCACTTCAATTGATTCTCTATGCTGCACTGCCCACTTCTGACGAAAGTGATGGAACATATCTGAGGTCTTGCTACTTTTTGTGGCAATCATATGCTCATACATCTGTACTTCTTTGAGCATTAAGTTGTGTTGTTgggtttctttttcctctctccataaTTTTTCCAAATAACTCGTAGGAACTTCTTGAGGTTTATTTCTTGATCCACAGAAGTTCTCACTACATTCTGTGTCCCTGTTAAAGTTCATAACTGTTTAAGTGTTATTTTAGCTTGATGTACATAGCTATCTATCAAAAACAGACTAGATCAACAGTATGGTCCAAATTGATAGTGAACTGAATGTAGACATGAAAATATGGAGAGGGAGTGTAAAACTCCTACCTGAATAAATTTTGAGCTAAAATGACGGCAACTGAGCATTGGCTCCACACAGAAACTAAATACAATTCCTAGCCCTACCTGCCTCACAGGGTGCCTCTGAACAATATCcataatgtctttcttttttcctattTTCCTATTCAAAATGGAAACCCTGACCTCCACACAAAGCTGTAAATAATTGCACTTGGTTCTGTTCTTTCCATTGCTGAATGACATGACGGGTATACAAAACTATGATGCCTGTGTCAGAGAACAGGACATCTCAAGTCAATACACAAACAATTCCCATTAAAGCTCCACTCACCTGCTCTAATGAAACTGGGTGTCTGATATAGACATTGGTTTGAATATCCTTAGGACTGAGCCGCTCCAGCTCTGTGTGAAACTCAGACACTCTGTTCTGGGAGAGCAGGAAAAGAAGGTTCAGACCCAGCAGCTGGTGCATG from Chanos chanos chromosome 2, fChaCha1.1, whole genome shotgun sequence includes these protein-coding regions:
- the psmd8 gene encoding 26S proteasome non-ATPase regulatory subunit 8 codes for the protein MASVLKETAGLYETLKTEWNKKNPNLNKCGEILSKLKISLLELNFLPTSGTKLTQQQLILARDVLEIGALWSILKKDIPSFERYMAQLKCYYFDYKDQLPESVYMHQLLGLNLLFLLSQNRVSEFHTELERLSPKDIQTNVYIRHPVSLEQYLMEGSYNKVFLAKGNIPAESYTYFIDILLDTIRDEIAGCIEKAYEQIQFNEATRVLFFSSPKKMTEYAKKRGWTQSPDGYYSFSTQQQRTEEVTIPSTELAQQVIEYARQLEMIV